The Lacipirellula parvula genome window below encodes:
- a CDS encoding DUF1579 domain-containing protein, with amino-acid sequence MKIWMAILAAFAVCGSGSWAFAQEMPELPKPQKEHEWLAQLAGDWTASMECLMGPDQPPMKSEATQTSKLLGDRWLIAKSEGDMGGVKMTSVLTIGYDPAKKKYVGTFIASCGNELWTYEGTVSPDGKKLVLDTEGPNMLTPGETSKYQEVIEIKDKDHYVYTSAIEGEDGKLVQFMKADYTRK; translated from the coding sequence ATGAAGATCTGGATGGCAATTCTCGCGGCGTTTGCAGTCTGCGGCAGCGGCTCTTGGGCGTTCGCGCAGGAGATGCCGGAACTGCCCAAGCCGCAGAAAGAGCACGAATGGCTAGCCCAACTCGCCGGTGATTGGACGGCGTCCATGGAGTGCTTGATGGGACCAGACCAGCCCCCCATGAAGAGCGAAGCGACTCAGACCTCGAAGTTGCTTGGCGACCGCTGGCTGATCGCCAAGTCGGAGGGGGACATGGGAGGGGTCAAAATGACCTCCGTGCTGACGATCGGCTACGACCCCGCCAAGAAGAAGTACGTCGGCACGTTCATCGCCTCCTGCGGAAACGAGCTGTGGACCTATGAGGGAACCGTTTCCCCTGACGGCAAGAAGCTGGTGCTGGATACCGAGGGGCCCAACATGCTGACCCCAGGCGAGACCTCGAAATACCAGGAAGTGATCGAGATCAAGGACAAGGATCACTACGTCTACACCTCGGCGATCGAGGGCGAGGATGGCAAGCTCGTCCAGTTCATGAAGGCCGACTACACGCGGAAGTAA
- a CDS encoding metallophosphoesterase family protein: protein MKRAIISDIHGNLEALRAVLAHIGDQQVEEIFCLGDVVGYGPNPCECLDLVIDRCKLGLLGNHDQGAMFDPEGFNSGAERAIFWTREQLEGASGDRGRIDERWDYLGTMPRIHRDDPYLYVHGSPRNPVNEYVFPEDIYNQKKMEKLFGLISKGCFQGHTHVPGVFLESLEFITPEQVEYRFPIGQERFMVNVGSVGQPRDGDPRSCYVIQEDDKITFHRVEYDCNVTAEKIYRTPDLDNFLGDRIKEGR from the coding sequence GTGAAGCGCGCGATCATCAGCGACATCCACGGCAATCTCGAAGCCTTGCGGGCCGTGCTTGCGCATATCGGCGATCAGCAGGTGGAAGAGATTTTCTGCCTTGGCGACGTCGTCGGCTACGGTCCCAACCCGTGCGAGTGCCTCGATCTGGTGATCGACCGCTGCAAGCTGGGCCTGCTGGGCAACCACGACCAAGGGGCCATGTTCGACCCCGAAGGGTTCAACAGCGGCGCCGAGCGGGCGATCTTCTGGACCCGCGAGCAGCTCGAAGGCGCCAGCGGCGATAGGGGACGCATCGACGAGCGGTGGGATTACCTCGGCACCATGCCGCGGATCCACCGCGACGACCCGTACCTCTACGTGCACGGTTCGCCGCGCAATCCGGTCAACGAATATGTCTTCCCCGAAGACATCTACAACCAGAAGAAAATGGAGAAGCTGTTCGGGCTGATCAGTAAGGGGTGCTTCCAAGGTCACACGCACGTGCCGGGTGTTTTCCTGGAAAGCCTCGAGTTTATCACCCCCGAGCAGGTCGAGTATCGCTTCCCCATTGGTCAGGAACGGTTCATGGTGAACGTCGGTTCGGTGGGCCAGCCCCGCGACGGCGATCCCCGTTCTTGCTATGTGATTCAAGAAGACGACAAGATCACGTTCCACCGCGTCGAATACGACTGTAACGTGACGGCTGAAAAGATTTATCGAACGCCCGACCTGGACAACTTCCTGGGCGATCGCATCAAGGAGGGGCGGTAG